One part of the Aneurinibacillus sp. REN35 genome encodes these proteins:
- a CDS encoding acyl-CoA thioesterase yields MEASLDIVVRSTEIDVNGHVNNAKYLEYLEWGREEWYEQANLPYDAFLALDIQTVTVNININYRRECLQNDRLTITTKPERLGRTSYTLKQEIHNQRDELVADALVTSVTMNSSTRTSSPVPQQLARLFAHLAS; encoded by the coding sequence ATGGAGGCATCGCTGGACATTGTCGTCCGCTCAACAGAAATTGATGTAAATGGGCATGTGAATAACGCTAAATACTTAGAATACCTGGAATGGGGAAGAGAAGAGTGGTATGAGCAGGCCAACCTGCCCTACGATGCGTTCCTTGCACTCGACATTCAAACCGTAACAGTTAACATTAACATTAATTATCGCAGAGAATGCCTGCAAAATGACCGACTAACGATCACAACCAAACCGGAGAGGCTTGGAAGAACAAGCTATACCTTAAAACAGGAGATCCATAACCAGCGTGATGAGTTGGTGGCAGACGCGCTCGTAACCAGTGTTACAATGAACAGCAGCACCCGCACAAGCAGTCCTGTACCGCAGCAGTTAGCGCGCCTGTTCGCTCATCTTGCTTCATAA
- a CDS encoding sensor histidine kinase, with protein sequence MLRLVKEWFGINKSIFRKLLLSYMVTVLLGLGALGLSMSVLAKNYIYDGTKEELLRKAKKVNLAIQNFYPVQADQTTAMLAFLDQTFDTRIWVFDQQGRIISTSTQDEVFIGKSVANSIVKEVMLGKDVVQDLKFEGLSKPMMSVVVPWGQKDEVFGGIVLHAPVEGIEDTVGNMREMIVWATLLGILLSTAMVSYLSWTISRPLKRIDEVALEIERGNYKQRVLVESVDEIGDLARTINRMASTLDYIEEERVDFEKTRQDFIANVSHELRTPLTAMQGFLEALQDGLVVDEVSRQKYYDVMYKETMHMSRLVNDLLELVRLEKHEVNLVKRPIDMDSFLRRIVFMFKEEAAKRDLELSLDITAPLPAIIADPHRIEQIFINLVGNALKFTERGSITLRAREREGGIEAAVVDTGVGISEHDLEHIWDRFFKVDRVRSRKETGTGLGLAIVKELVTLHQGTITVKSKIGEGTAFIIWLPGEKEHE encoded by the coding sequence GTGCTCCGCTTAGTTAAAGAATGGTTCGGGATTAATAAAAGTATTTTTCGCAAGCTTCTGCTTAGTTATATGGTTACCGTACTACTCGGGCTTGGCGCACTTGGCCTCTCCATGTCGGTGTTGGCCAAGAACTACATATATGATGGAACAAAGGAAGAGCTGCTGCGCAAAGCGAAAAAGGTTAATTTAGCGATTCAAAACTTTTATCCCGTACAGGCCGACCAGACGACGGCGATGCTTGCGTTTCTTGACCAGACCTTTGATACGCGAATATGGGTATTCGATCAACAGGGCCGCATCATTTCCACGTCCACACAGGATGAAGTCTTCATCGGAAAGTCTGTCGCTAACTCGATCGTTAAAGAGGTTATGCTGGGGAAGGACGTCGTACAGGATCTGAAGTTTGAGGGACTTAGCAAGCCGATGATGTCTGTTGTTGTTCCGTGGGGGCAAAAAGACGAGGTGTTTGGTGGGATCGTTCTTCACGCTCCTGTAGAAGGAATTGAGGATACGGTCGGGAATATGCGGGAGATGATTGTCTGGGCGACATTGCTCGGTATTCTCCTGTCCACTGCGATGGTTTCGTATTTGTCTTGGACGATATCCCGCCCGCTGAAGCGCATTGATGAGGTCGCATTAGAGATTGAACGAGGGAATTATAAGCAGCGTGTTCTCGTAGAGTCTGTAGATGAAATCGGGGATTTGGCCCGCACGATTAATCGAATGGCGAGTACGCTTGATTATATTGAGGAAGAGCGAGTGGATTTTGAGAAGACACGCCAGGACTTTATCGCGAACGTCTCGCATGAGCTGCGCACACCGCTGACAGCGATGCAGGGCTTTCTTGAAGCCCTACAAGACGGCCTTGTTGTCGATGAAGTATCCAGACAAAAATATTATGATGTCATGTATAAAGAAACCATGCATATGAGCCGTCTTGTCAATGACCTCCTAGAATTGGTACGTTTGGAGAAGCATGAGGTTAATTTGGTTAAGCGGCCGATTGATATGGATTCATTCCTGCGCCGTATCGTCTTTATGTTTAAGGAGGAAGCTGCAAAGCGCGACCTAGAGCTTAGCCTAGACATAACAGCACCGCTTCCAGCTATTATTGCTGATCCGCATCGGATCGAACAAATTTTCATTAACCTTGTTGGCAATGCTCTAAAATTTACCGAGCGTGGGAGCATTACGCTGAGAGCGCGTGAGAGGGAAGGTGGCATCGAAGCAGCCGTTGTTGACACGGGTGTCGGGATTTCAGAGCATGATCTTGAACATATTTGGGATCGGTTCTTTAAAGTGGATCGTGTTCGTTCTCGCAAGGAAACAGGCACAGGATTAGGTCTTGCCATTGTTAAGGAATTGGTTACCCTTCACCAAGGTACGATTACTGTAAAGAGTAAAATAGGCGAGGGTACAGCCTTTATTATATGGCTTCCAGGTGAGAAGGAGCATGAATAA
- a CDS encoding gluzincin family metallopeptidase produces the protein MKAVGKLGLLSLLLLLLLSGFFTINKNENPRAVLAGIVHDIQESEWVSSVLAEDKLDVLSENSARGDAHRQAQQTLERWAKVVGSQNTQQMHQLMHNTNEKDMAQWLAMAPIEEVKVQLTGAGHLMPGASGSSLSGLQAEVKYRYAGGKQNEWYRMKRSFDMKQTKTGAWIITQYTQVDQPAFFELNETKMKQTDHFFFLYHEQSEDEMPSIMKQTEQAYQEMGQRLAIQGTPPYPVLVYPEEGLWQGGHTVATASGQYYLNAAGYKVTNQFISLNLEALQRSPQDESVYTTLKHEIVHLYQFPQLPPYVPVWLMEGMAMYYSEDDMSYVFRGEEGERRLGEINLAKLTSSERLGDSGYGVSGRKQQQEYAFSYDTVRYLAEVYGEEKLLALVKSYSDTPWFKIKDDIPADDEQTRYKWERITSRLTNEYLQKHYGLTEKELEERVKVWINEKNTN, from the coding sequence ATGAAAGCAGTAGGCAAACTCGGGCTGCTCTCTCTCCTTCTGCTTCTCCTCTTGAGCGGTTTTTTCACGATAAATAAAAATGAAAATCCGCGTGCCGTGCTTGCGGGCATTGTGCACGACATTCAAGAAAGCGAGTGGGTCTCTTCCGTATTGGCAGAGGACAAACTTGATGTCTTAAGTGAAAATTCAGCGAGAGGGGATGCGCATCGTCAAGCACAGCAAACATTAGAGCGCTGGGCTAAGGTGGTAGGCAGTCAGAACACGCAGCAGATGCATCAGCTTATGCACAATACAAATGAGAAGGATATGGCACAATGGCTGGCGATGGCGCCGATAGAAGAAGTGAAAGTTCAATTGACAGGAGCAGGACATTTGATGCCGGGTGCGTCCGGTTCGTCATTAAGCGGCCTGCAGGCGGAAGTGAAATACCGGTATGCAGGCGGCAAGCAGAATGAATGGTATAGGATGAAGCGTTCTTTTGATATGAAGCAGACGAAGACGGGCGCATGGATCATTACTCAGTACACACAAGTGGATCAGCCAGCATTTTTTGAGCTTAACGAGACAAAAATGAAACAAACCGATCATTTTTTTTTCTTGTATCATGAGCAAAGCGAAGATGAAATGCCCTCAATTATGAAGCAGACTGAACAAGCATATCAGGAAATGGGCCAGCGTCTTGCTATTCAGGGAACCCCCCCTTATCCTGTTCTGGTGTACCCCGAAGAGGGATTATGGCAAGGAGGGCATACGGTAGCCACCGCATCGGGCCAATATTATCTTAATGCCGCCGGCTATAAAGTAACAAACCAGTTCATTTCCTTAAATCTTGAGGCACTGCAGCGCTCGCCTCAGGATGAATCGGTCTATACGACACTAAAGCACGAAATTGTGCATCTCTATCAATTTCCGCAGCTTCCCCCTTATGTTCCGGTTTGGTTGATGGAAGGGATGGCGATGTATTACAGTGAGGATGACATGTCCTATGTATTCCGCGGAGAAGAAGGGGAGAGGCGGCTTGGCGAGATTAATCTTGCGAAGCTCACGTCTAGTGAGAGGCTAGGCGATAGCGGTTATGGAGTGAGCGGCCGCAAACAGCAGCAAGAATATGCGTTTTCTTATGATACCGTCCGCTACCTTGCTGAAGTGTATGGGGAAGAAAAGCTTTTAGCGCTTGTAAAATCATATAGTGATACTCCGTGGTTTAAAATTAAAGATGACATTCCGGCAGATGATGAACAGACGCGGTATAAGTGGGAACGAATTACAAGCCGCTTAACAAATGAGTACTTGCAGAAGCACTACGGACTGACAGAGAAGGAACTAGAGGAACGTGTAAAAGTATGGATCAACGAGAAGAACACAAATTGA
- a CDS encoding response regulator transcription factor, producing MNGTKVLVADDDTNVLEIIRLYFAQQQIDLVEAHDGEEAVRLAEAENPDAIILDVMMPKMDGYEACREIRKTMDTPIIMLSAKGEEFDRVLGLELGADDYVTKPFSPRELVARIKAIFRRMQPRTGEERESAQNNMLQFQDLQIDLQGRQVTVVGERVQFRPKEFDLLVFLARSQGSVFTREQLLEQIWGYDFFGDIRTVDVHVKKIRQHLTNLPYECIHTVWGVGYKFEVEASCSA from the coding sequence ATGAACGGAACGAAAGTGCTTGTTGCTGATGACGATACTAATGTGTTAGAAATTATTCGTTTATATTTTGCTCAGCAGCAGATTGATTTGGTTGAAGCGCATGATGGGGAAGAAGCGGTACGGCTTGCTGAGGCAGAGAATCCGGATGCGATTATTCTTGATGTAATGATGCCCAAAATGGATGGCTATGAGGCTTGCCGTGAAATTCGCAAGACGATGGATACACCGATTATTATGCTGTCAGCCAAAGGGGAAGAATTCGACCGCGTGCTCGGACTTGAGCTTGGGGCAGACGACTATGTTACCAAGCCATTCAGTCCGCGTGAATTAGTCGCGCGAATTAAAGCGATTTTTCGCAGGATGCAGCCGCGAACGGGAGAAGAGAGGGAGTCTGCGCAGAACAATATGCTGCAGTTTCAAGACCTTCAGATTGATTTGCAGGGCCGCCAGGTAACCGTAGTGGGCGAGCGAGTACAGTTTCGTCCAAAGGAATTTGATCTGCTCGTTTTCTTGGCGCGTTCGCAGGGCAGCGTATTTACGCGAGAACAATTATTGGAGCAAATTTGGGGCTATGACTTTTTTGGCGATATTCGTACGGTGGATGTCCATGTCAAAAAAATTCGCCAGCATTTGACGAATCTTCCGTATGAATGCATTCATACAGTATGGGGCGTAGGCTACAAATTTGAGGTAGAAGCATCGTGCTCCGCTTAG